Part of the Methylocystis rosea genome is shown below.
GATCGCTGCGAGAGCGCCGACAGCGGCGGCGCCCTATTGGCGGTTGCCGGCCTTTCCTTCCGAGACCCGTCTTCTCGGAATGGCGCTGGGCCAGCGCCGCTCGTTCGTCGAGACTTGCTCTCGTTAGTGTCTGCGCCAAGCAGCGTGCGCATGCCAGAGGGGACCCATCCTTCCCTCGCCGTAAAGCTCAGAGACCGGCGTTTGCATTGCTGATGAGGCCGACGTTGCATTGATTCAGCGCAGCCGTTCGCATTGAGAGCCCAAATTGATACGACCCACGCGAGCGCTAATTGCGGGAGGCAACTGCTCCGGACGCGAACATGCTCTCTCTCCCAAGCTTGGTTTTCGCTGCTAGCGCCTTCGTCGCCCCCTTGGCCGCTTATTCGCCGCCGGGCCTTGCGAGCGTTCCGCCTGTCGAGCTGGCATGCCCGACCTGGGATAGATCGAGTTGCGACGCCGATAGCAGGCCTCGCCTCGTAAGGACCGCGACAAACGCCAAACCAGAGCCTTTAGGTGGCGCAACCGCTGCTATGGCGAGCGACGACGTTCGCGTCGATATTAAGGAATGGCGCACGCCCACGGCTGGCGCGCACCCGCACGATCCGCTTGTGACGAGCGACGGGGCCATCTGGTACACCGGCCAAATGGCCGATCTTCTCGGGCGGCTCGATCCAAAGACCGGGCAGTTCCGGGAATACCGTTTGAAAACGCCCGACTCGGGGCCGCATGGGCTGGTCGCTGACGCGAATGGCGCAATCTGGTTCACAGCAAGCTTCAAGGGGTACATCGGCAAGCTCGACCCCACGACCGGGGACGTTCGCGAATTTAAGCTTCCCGACCCGGCGGCCCGGGATCCTCACACTCCCGTCTTCGACCAGAAGGGGATCCTGTGGTTCACCGTCATCGGCGGGAACATGCTCGGCCGTCTCAATCCTGTGACGGGCGACATCAAACTCATCCCGTCGCCGACAGCCCATTCTCTCCCCTATGGCTTGCTGGTGAACTCCAAAGGGGTTCCCTCCTTCGCCGAGTTCGGCTCAAACAAAATCGCCCGCGTCGATCCGGTGACGTTGAAGATAGAGGAATTCACCCTGCCGAATCTCGACGCGTGCCCGCGGAGGATCGCGGCGGCGAGCGACGACGCCATTTGGTACACGGACTACGCCAGAGGATATCTCGGCCGATTGGACCCGAAGACAGGCGAGGTCTCGGAGTGGCCGTCGCCCGGCGGGCGAGACTCCGGCCCCTACGCCATCGCCGTCGTCGACGACGTCATTTGGTACGTGGAGTCGGCGGCCTCGCCAAATATGCTGACGCGCTTCGATCCTAAAAGCCAGACATTCGAGCGGTGGCCGTTACCCTCGGGCGGGGGCGTGGTCCGCAACATGGCGCCGACGCCTAGCCGCTCTTATTCACGGCGCGTGTGTATTGAGGCTGGCGAGCGTGGCGTAGACCGCTGATAGAGCGTAGGATTCTGGTGTCTAAGCCAACCCTTTGCACACGCCGCGCCAGCCACGCCCGCCATGACAGACGATAATCTCCTGCCGTTCTCGTTTCCAACCGTCGCGCGCAAGAAAGTCACAGCCGATTTCGACGGAGGTCGCCTGACCTCGGACGGCGGCGTCATGTTGCTGTCGATGGCGGAACATCGCCTCGGCGTCGCCGAACGATTGGCGCGCTGCTTTCCCGATCATCGCGATCCCGCGCGGATTACCCACACCCTCGCCGACATGATCCGCGCCCGCATCTTCGCCATTTCGTGCGGCTACGAGGATGCCGACGATCTGGATTTTCTGCGCGCCGATCCAGCCTTCAAGCTCGCTTGCGGGCGGCTGCCCGATACGGGCCGCGATCTTTGTTCGCAACCAACCCTGTCGCGGCTGGAGAATGCGCCTTCGCTGAAGGACGCGATCCGGCTGAGCTATGCGCTCGTCGACCAATGGATGGACTCGTATGAACGCGCGCCCGCGTCCGTCACCCTCGACATCGACGACACTTGCGATGTCGTGCATGGGCATCAGCAGCTCTCGCTGTTCAACGCCCACTACGACGAGCGCTGCTTCTTGCCGATCCATGTCTACGACACCGACAGAAGCCGGCCCGTCGCGGTCGTGCTGCGGCCCGGCAAGACGCCGTCGGGCGTCGAGGTTCGCGCGCTTCTGCGCCGGTTGACGCGGCATATCCGCAAGCGCTGGCCGAAGACGCGCATCCTGTTTCGGGGCGACGGGCATTACGCGCGACCGGAGGCAATGGCGTGGTGCGAGGAACACGGCGTCGGTTACGTCTTCGGCCTTCCCGGCACGAAGCCCTTGTCGAAGAAGGTGGACGAAACGGCGGACGCCGTTCGCACCGAGCGCGCCATCGACGACAAGGATGTGGTGCGCGGTTACGCCGAGACGCGGCACAGGGCCAAATCCTGGGACAGGGAACGGCGCGCCATCGCCCGCATCGAGGCGACGCGGCTCGGCCTCGACATCCGCTTCGTCGTCACCAATCTCGCGGACGGCTCGGCGGAATGGCTTTACGACAGCCTCTATTGCGCGCGCGGTCAGGCCGAGAACCTGATCAAGCTGCACAAATCGCAGCTTGCCTCCGATCGCACATCGTGTCGCTCGCCAATCGCCAATCAGGTGCGCCTCGTCCTGCACACCGGCGCCTATTGGCTGATGCTTACGGTCCGCGACGCCATTCCCACGACGCGCGACCTGGCGAGGGCCGAGTTCGCGACATTGCGCCTGCGCCTGATCAAGATCGCCGCCCGCGTCATCGAGACCGCCAGCCGCGTGCGCCTCGCCTTCGCCGCCGCTTGTCCCGAAGCCGATCTGTTCCGCGGTCTGCCCAACGCGCTCGCGCCGCAGGGGCCGTGAAGGCCGGGGCGTCCGCCGCGTTCATCCGTTCCTTCTCCTCCAGCGCGTTTGCAAAAGTCATGACCTGAACGACGGCGAAAAGGAGCCGAACCATGCTGCACGCCTCGGATCACAGAGCGCCCGAAGCCCGAAAAATCAGAGC
Proteins encoded:
- a CDS encoding Vgb family protein; this encodes MASDDVRVDIKEWRTPTAGAHPHDPLVTSDGAIWYTGQMADLLGRLDPKTGQFREYRLKTPDSGPHGLVADANGAIWFTASFKGYIGKLDPTTGDVREFKLPDPAARDPHTPVFDQKGILWFTVIGGNMLGRLNPVTGDIKLIPSPTAHSLPYGLLVNSKGVPSFAEFGSNKIARVDPVTLKIEEFTLPNLDACPRRIAAASDDAIWYTDYARGYLGRLDPKTGEVSEWPSPGGRDSGPYAIAVVDDVIWYVESAASPNMLTRFDPKSQTFERWPLPSGGGVVRNMAPTPSRSYSRRVCIEAGERGVDR
- a CDS encoding IS1380 family transposase, which gives rise to MTDDNLLPFSFPTVARKKVTADFDGGRLTSDGGVMLLSMAEHRLGVAERLARCFPDHRDPARITHTLADMIRARIFAISCGYEDADDLDFLRADPAFKLACGRLPDTGRDLCSQPTLSRLENAPSLKDAIRLSYALVDQWMDSYERAPASVTLDIDDTCDVVHGHQQLSLFNAHYDERCFLPIHVYDTDRSRPVAVVLRPGKTPSGVEVRALLRRLTRHIRKRWPKTRILFRGDGHYARPEAMAWCEEHGVGYVFGLPGTKPLSKKVDETADAVRTERAIDDKDVVRGYAETRHRAKSWDRERRAIARIEATRLGLDIRFVVTNLADGSAEWLYDSLYCARGQAENLIKLHKSQLASDRTSCRSPIANQVRLVLHTGAYWLMLTVRDAIPTTRDLARAEFATLRLRLIKIAARVIETASRVRLAFAAACPEADLFRGLPNALAPQGP